Genomic window (Eublepharis macularius isolate TG4126 chromosome 6, MPM_Emac_v1.0, whole genome shotgun sequence):
AGAAAAGTTGAGGGTGGAGACTTCTGGCAGCATTTGGACTTCCAAACAGACAGGGAACGGAGAGTGGAATTAGGACGATCTTTATAGACGTCTTGCTCAGGGTTCAGGGAGGCCCGAGACAGATTCACCCAGGGTTTTTCTGACGTGGCACCACAACTGTAGAACTTCCTCCCCAGAAAAAGCCTCCTAGCTACATTGCTGAAACGATTTCGATGACTGGTTCaaaacttttttcttttaaaactaggTGGCAATATTGAGATTCAGGGCTGGttgctgtatttatttttttattactgcTGGTTTGGTGGGCTTTTAACAAAACTTTTATATTTTCGTATTCTTCCAATGCTGCACGCTTGCCTTTTGGGCGTTTTAGGACAGAAAAGGAGTAAATAATGCATTAAAAAGCTGTGGTTTTATCGAGCTTGCCCTTCTATGTATGAATCCAGAATGATTTACATAAGGCGAGCCCCgcttacccccaagaaactagcAATTATTACGTCTTCACAGTTGCCTCTTTGTTGGAAGAATTGTGGGGAGGTAGGTTCTTACGCTCACTGCTGGTGTAGCTGAATATATATTAAAGCATTCTGGAACGAGAGTCTTTCACAAATAACAGGACATCCAATTCCATTGCTTCCTGCACTTATTTTTCTAAATCACTGGCAAGATCTtgggattttaaatgtatttattgctgATTCTGGTTTTAACGTATTCATGTGGtttatgatttatatggtttgttTTGTATTACTACATTggtgtaacctgccctgagccagcTTACAggaagggcaggctagaaatcgaatcattatcattattcaaatttcacacaacacaatcaataataaataaagatcgcaTGTTATCACTGATGGTCCTTGCTAAGCTGATGCAagcttccaccagagacctaaatatcagccaggtatcggagcaatatgtatgctgttccaagtaacgccatCTTTTGAAGTTCTGTAGGTGTCATTAAAGAAAGCAGCACTTtcccctttattattattattattattattattattattattaagatattTCAATCCCAAACATTAGACGTGAATTAATAATTAGCCTCTTAGAGGCAGCAAAAACAGCAATTGCTCTAAAATGGAAGTCGCAATTTGCTCCGACTATATCCACATGGGATTTGAAAATATGAGATCATCTGATAATGGAAAAGATTTCAGATGGTCTTCTCCGATCTGAGATTTACTCTAAAACAACTGGGTTAATTGAGAAATAGCTCCCATTTCTTGAGCGTTTCACCAAAGAGGATATCCTACCCCAAAACCCAGTCTATCTGAAACTCTTATATCTATAAAGTTTAGCTATCTTAACAGTATAAGATATCTAAGTTTACTCATTGTTGTGTGTAATGTGCAGCTGTGGAGTACATACTGATGTATGATATGTTGTAAATCTTAGAATCAacaataaaatttgaaaaataagaaaaaaagaagagccctgctggatcagacggtGGTCCTTTTAGTCCAGCGTCCTGTCTCACACGGCGGCCACACAGTTGCCatggaggaccaacaacaggacatagaggctGAGTCCTTCCCAGCACTTGTACTCAGAGGTTGTCTCTGAAAGTAGAAGTTCCCTTTAGGCACCATGGCTAGTAACTACTAATAGACCTTTCATTCACGAATGCATCTCATCCTCCTTTAAACTATGGCCGTCCcagcatcctctggcagcaaattccacatttcaaTCATTCATTGAGTAAAGAATTATTTACTTCCACCTGTCCTCAATcctcattggatgcccttgagttccaGTAATTTGGAAGAGCAAAGAAAGGTTCTCTCTGATGACTCTCTCTACCCGATGCATAATTTTTTAAACCTCTGTCACGTCTCTCAGTTGCCTCTTTTCTGAacggaaaagtcccagactcttcagccttttctcataggaaaagTGTCCCAATTCTTTAAACATCTTGTTGGAAAAATCCTTTTTGGGGTCAGCAATGCATCCCTATAGTTTTGTAGACTTTGggcgtttccacacacgttgaataatgcactttcaatgcactttcgtaatcctttagaagtggattttttgtcccacacatggaaaatcagtctcaaatcttcactaaagagtattgaaagtggattatccaacgtgtgtggaagcagccctggagtcCTTGTTTTGGCTTTCAATCTCCTTCCTTTCTGCTCCTCTCTGTTCCACTTTTGCTCCCTTTTTTACCACTCTATGGTGGGTTGCTGAAAAATCAGTGATAGGCATAAAACTATCAGGTTGGAACTCAACGATTTGCTCTTGATCCTTGAAACCCATGGAGTTTGGACATTTCagaggaaattgaaatatatcTCATTGTAAAACTAAGCTTTATTTACCACTTTACAAATACGGAGCACATGATGTATACACATAGCAGTTAGCACATACAAGAATACTGTTTGATGTACTCATGAAGTAAGGGCATGCTGCCATTGCAAAGAGGGAGAGTTCAGTGGTGCCCACTTCCACCACATGTGTATCACAGACCCCAGCCATTATCTATACTCAGTCGCCCAGCCCAACCCCCTgggcctagaaacatgaaatttggggagaacattcctttcatgttgTAAACagccactaagaagggattttaagaaatttgccccctaagggggtcagaaggggtaaaatgtgttttcccaacgggatacagcttccctgtgtggctgccaggctgctgcctgcttgcgcccctgctCACTGCTGGCTCAGTCAtcttccctgactgggccagcctttcaagttaatttgcatatgtgggcagattggggctcacaacattccatacctCATCCCCGCTCCCAgctgagacagttggaacacagaggtcttttgcatatgcagcctgattggtcctcaccccccacattctaaacagtatgcaattCTATTTaatgtagttaaataccatagtgaagcacgggtatccAGCTAGCTGGTAATATGAGCACTGTCCCCATAGCTGCTATGTCCCATCCCATCTTCACTTGTTCAAGTCACTTGAACTCTGAACTTGAGGGGAGAGGTGGGGTTGGGCAAGAATCTGTTGAGCGCTACACCATTCCCTCCACACATGGCCAGCTGCCTCACATAGGGATGTCTGGGGCTCCAAAAAGGATACATTCATTGGTTTCATTCAGCCTGTAATTACAACTGTATCTGTGTTCTGATccgggcttttttcagcaggaatgcagtggaatggagttccggaacctcttgaaaatggtcacatgtctggtggccccgccccctgatctccagacagaggggagtttagattgacctctgtctggagatcagggggcagggccaccagacgtgaccattttctccgagggcaacccactgagttccaccacctcttttccgagaaaaaagccctggttctgatcCATTTAGAGCCACAAATGTGGCTGGGTAAGGTGGTACACAAGGAGATGCTAAACACACAACACACTCCCACCATTTCCAACACCATCTGAGTTTTCATTCAGGGAGTTCTGCTTGAAACTCCTGGCGCTGGGCTATCAGTAAAGAGGACCCGTGAGTGTGGGTGTGGATTATGTCCCTTCTCTTTTCTCCACCCAACATGTGATCAGGGACCTGCAGGTTGGAGCCACATGTCACCACCTGCTTAAACCTGTCTTTGGGTCATGGTAAacagaaaggagggaggaaaggcagctcggtatagcccgatctcatcagatctcagaagctaagcagggtcagtactgggatgggagaccactaaggaagactctgcagaggaaggcaatggaaaaccacctctgtttctcacttgccttgaaagccccctgcTGGGGTAGTCATAGGTCAGTTGTGACATGacggcactttatacacacacacatataaacagAAAGGAAGATTTTATTACTGGTTCGTAAAAAGAATATGTAAAGGTTATGTTTCCAGGGGAAAGGACTTGCAACGTAATTAATATATTTCACTAATCACTGTGGAAGAGACAATGGCCGTTTTCGCATCTACTCTTAACCGTcacgcaaaatcgcacaaaacgcacggaacgacagcatcttcatggtgcgatttcccgtcatgattcCGTTACAttgcgcgatttctgacgtcattgtgccacgaactgagtcatgacgggaaatcgtgccatgaagatgccgtcgttccgtgagttttgcatgattttgagCGACGGttgagatgtgtgaaaacagccaatatttCATAACACAGACACAAATACACATGTTTCCtcacatttccattttttcccctattGGGCTTCAGAGAAAAATAAGGAAACCAGAACTTTGTGTCCCCCAGAATTTTAATATCTCTGTTAACAGCATATAACCAGTTAGCTCACATAACCAATATCTTGAGCATAGCTCATACAATCAAAGAGTCCAATTATGCCACACTCTGTAAGGAATTCTTGCTGTACAAAGAGACCAGGTTCACGACGGCCCTACAGAGGGGAGCTGTTCAGTAGAATCTCCCTGGAGTAAGCTGTTGTTGCTTTGAGTTTGGAACAAGCATAGTGATTTCTAAAATTAAGCCTGAACTGGGAACTGAGCTTCGAATCCAGCTCTTCTTATACTCTGATATCTGCCAACTATTTACAAACTATGGTTGTTgtcgattttccgggctgtatcgccatggtcttggaattgtagttcctaatgtttcgccagcagctgtataGACTCCATaacctacaatagccctgcagagaagattagcatatcaagcaccaatccatatgcaaaagaacctcctcaggatacagtgaagcctccctccattagcatcccacaccctgggaaactcttacaggatgactcagcccaaccccaccttccctgAGTAGACATAAATCACCTGCCAACatcttgacactgagagatctctgtcttttggtgctacacctctgaagatgccagccacagctgctggcgaaacgtcaggaactacaatgccaataccacggcgatacagcctggaaaatccacaacaaccatcgttctccggccgtgaaagccttcgacaatacatatttacaAACTAGTGCCATGCTACGAAATGTCCATACGGAAAGGTCTGCATGCATGTCTTTGCATTGACTTCATCAATGTACAGATTTACAGTGAAGCTGAAagacccttcccctcccttctcagAGAGGCCCCACCCCACAGTTACTACCTGCATCCACATTCTGCTACTTTCATTCCCTCATATTGGTACTTCAGAGTGGGTGTCCCAGCATCATCGTTATAAAGCATGGAAATTGCATCCAGTTTGGTTGGGACACAACAGGCTTTGGAAGCTTTCTTGGGGTTCTTGTAGTGCACCAGTGTCTGGACGATGGCATGCTTGGTTGGCGTGACGTTATCGGTCAGAGGGAAGAAGCAGCCCCCTTTGCATTCAAACGCCTCGTAATCTTGGGGGGCAATGATCCAATTCCATCCAATTTCTTTGAAATTCACCCGGAGAGAGGTTCTCCGACAGTGGTCGAGTTCAACGCTACGTTTGCTTCTGGTTGACGGGCGACGGATTCCATTTCCAGACACTGCATTATGTTTGTGAACCGTGTGGTTCTTCACAACATTTTGGAGAATGCTCTCCTGTTCGTGCGCCATCATTTCCTGGAGTTCCTCGTGGTTCTCCTTGATTCGGTTATTGTTATCATTGGAGAACACTATAAGCAAAGGCAAATGGGTGGAGTCAGGCGTTACACTGAGGCGTAACTTCTCACAGGAGGGATCATATGGAACGTGACTCTCCACAGAAATGACCAGCTGATTGCTGGCTTTCGTTTTGTCTATCCGGACCCATCTTTTCACAGTGCCAGACACGTCAAACATCACCCAGCCACATTCGTGGATATCTTTGGAGACCGGGAAGTAGTTGGTTCCTTTTGGCTGCTCCCAATCATCTCCTCCAAGAGTATCATGAACGGACAGTCTTCCTTGGACATGAGACAAACACACTGTTTTCTCCTGACAGGCAATGTGGATTCTTAGCTCAGCTCTGGAGACTTCTTCATGCTGTGGGATGGAGACGTTGAATGGCAGGATGTATTTCTGAAGTGAATTCATTTCCGGTAAAGTCACATCTGCAAGAAAACAATTAGAAATACTGTCACTAGGACTATCTATTAAAGAACTCGACATGGCTGACCCGGCCACcgagatccatgctatggtaacatcaaggcttgactattgtaatgctctatacattggcctcccatctaagttaactaggaggctccaattgaccccatcctgcagtcattccgttggctatctatcagttaccgtgctcagttcaaagtattggttatcacatacaaacctcttcatggccttgatccggcatacctatgggacggCCTCCCTGTCTatattcctccacagcagctttgctcatctgaacagggtctcttgcaggtgccagcctgtacatgggtgaaatcaacagcagcccgtacacgggttttctctgtggtggccccttccctgtggaacggtctgcctgagaaggtcaggagagcccccactctgctggctttccgcaaatgttGCAAaaccgattttttttttttttactcagataggagggctgtattgtagggtctcggatgcttcgctaatgagttaggcatttatttttatttatttatgtcatttacagtcctcttttctcactgagactcaaggaggattacttggtgtgagattagcacaatcagtatcaaggccatttccatacacaatgccataggataaataaatacaagtttaccaagacgtagcattagcaaggatccaatacagagttgaagaattgctgaaacagaacataatcagttctaagaGTGACATTAGAgaacatgaaacacaggtagtatataggagtacaaatttaaagcaatagataatatgtaagtcaacatagtggtgaagtctatggtccctaactcattagcgaagcatctgagaccccctccctacaataccgccctcttctctgagtaaaaagcctttttgaataatttggttttgcattgtttgcaaaaagccaggagagtgggggctctcctgacctcctcgggcaggccgtttctcagggtaggagccaccacagagaaagcttgtgtacgggctgctgttgatttcacccctgtgcaggctggcacctgcaagagaccctgctcagatgagcgaagctgccatggagggacatagggagggaggcggtcctgtaggtatgctggaccaaggccaagaAGAGCTTGATAGACTTCACGACTATGCTGCCTTACATGTTatccattgctttaaatatgtactcccatgtactacctgtgcttcatattgtctaatgtcagtcctagaactgattgtgttccgtttcagcatttcttcaactctgtatcggagtCTCGCTAATGCTAAgtccttgtaaacttgtatttatttaccctttgccattgtttatggaaatgtccttgataccgattgtactaacctcacattgtgtaatccgcctcgagtctcagtgagaaaggtggactataaatgacacaaataaattaaaaataaataaccaaACAAGCGTACAGTTAGCTGAGTACCGCATCATGAATTAGCTCTGGATGGACCATGTTCCAGTAGATGTTGTTTTACAGATGAAATTAAGGACATTTCTGAATACTCTCCTATTCTTACCCCGGGGTTTATTCTCcgagtccccctcccccgccccctacACATTACAGGAAGTTGCTCTCTTCCTCCTATTCATTATTTTGCAGTTTCTTGCTTCTGGAGCTGGTCAGTATTGAACGGAAATGATGCTTTCTCCCACAACGGATCCAGTGAGTAATATTGCAACCTAAGATCAATTCAAAGATATTCAGTGATTATCTAGGCAGGCAGTTAATAAGATCTGCGGGTATTTTAGCATAcgtatcagcagggctttttttcagcgggaatgcggtggaacggagttccggcacctcttaaaaatggtcacatggccggttgtcccgccccctgatctccagacaatctaaactcccctctgtctggagatcagggggcggagccactggccatgtggccattttcgccgagggtgatttaaactttaaaaaactccccccttgttccagctgacccagtgatgtcattgtacgaTCTTGCGGTccacctctgagttccaccacctcttttcccagaaaaaaagccctgcatatcagCTTACTTACAGAATGGCAGAGCGAAGGGACAATTTTTTTATCAGGTGCTTAAATTCAGGGACAGAAGGAACTCCATAACTGCTCATCCTGGTGTGGCCGTTATATGGAAGTCGGCTTGTCACCGGAGTTGTGCTGGTTTGCAATAATTTGATTCACAGGCCAGAAAATCATCGCAAAGGTTTTAGGGTTGAGGCCTGTCATGCCTCCGGCTTCTTTGAAGCTTAGAATCAGAGGAGTGAAAGCAGAGAAGAGCAGAGCATTCATATGCTATTTAGAAGTAATGCACATAAGCTATTTAGAAGTAATGCTAATGTAAGTTCAAAATAGTCTCTTAAAAACGGGGGTGATTTTTTTAATCACTGGGGCTTTAAGCCCCACAAAGTTCTTCGTGATGGGGCCCTGCGGGTGCCTCCGTAGAGAGGGGCATGCTGAAGCTTTGCTGAGCCATTCAGATAGACTGTGCCGAGAAAGAGGGATTGGCTGAAAGCTCCTGTCAGGACTCAGGCAGCTTGTCTATCTGCAAGAAGAGAAGCCCTTCCCGTGGGCCAGTCCCAAGGCCACCACGTGCCTCGCAGAAGCGCAGCCTGGCTGCATGCAGCTTTCCTCTGTCTCCTCTGCTGGCTGTATCACCTCTTTGTTACTTTGAATCTCGCCCTCCCACTTCCCTGTGCTCCTCTGTCTCCCTCCGTTTTCTGTCTCACACTTCTCCCTGTTGGCCTCCCCGCTCCTTGCCGGTCACTGCTTGCCCATCGTTGCCCCCAACTGCTTgatttgccaatctccaggtaagccctggagatctggaattacacgtgaactccagactaaagagattggtttccctggagaaaacgatgCTTTGGAGAGCAGACCCTATAGCATtgcaccccactgaggtccctcctctccccaaactctgtcctctccaggctaccTCCTCaaaaaatctccagcaattttccaacccagagttagcaaccctactcaCTGCCTTCTCCAGCCAGCGGCTGGCTTCTGCTGCAGTGGCCACCTGGGTGTATGTTGGGATTTTAGCacgtgtttccatttcagtcatgaaagagttaaacagtTTTGTGTTatttaattagtaaacttatttgcatgtaaccacttaggccttgaaTCTGGATTCTTGCCATAGAAATtagagtctctaagcataatgaagcagaattaggattttctattgggcaacctgtttattggggggggggattaagtgatgctatatactgaagttttattgctctttgtctcgtTTTCTCAGTTGCTTTCTTACTCTCTCTgttacttttctagcaagataTAGTCAGTTtaacaatttattatttttctccaatataactttttttatcctttagtaaagtattcttacagagctacactggagtgtgtgtctgttctcattaattccaatgtgcCATCTTTGCATTAACTCTGCTAACCTCCAACAGTGTGCCCACCCCCTTAATGGTGGTCTGTCCAAGCCCCGTTGTCCATTACCGCTGTTGGCCTGGACCTCCAGATGCAGATGGCTACTCACACCACCCTCTGGTGGGCCTTGGAGGGCCCCAGTGGCTTTCCAGAGAGTTCAGGGTACCATGGGCTTAGATGACACGGGACCTGCCATGGCTCTCCCAGCATGGACAGGGTCCTCCTTCCAGCAGTCCCCACAACTTCCATGGAGCTACCTGAGGGGTGGAATTGGAG
Coding sequences:
- the GDF2 gene encoding growth/differentiation factor 2, encoding MHRLGAQFLLNIIIFRLANGKPFVDQGRLLTRGNSHEASRELGNVEGEAHFRFRAFLENLKADFLRSLNLSEVPSQEKTKEEPPQFMIDLYNRYTKDKSSSPISNIVRSFSPEDVTLPEMNSLQKYILPFNVSIPQHEEVSRAELRIHIACQEKTVCLSHVQGRLSVHDTLGGDDWEQPKGTNYFPVSKDIHECGWVMFDVSGTVKRWVRIDKTKASNQLVISVESHVPYDPSCEKLRLSVTPDSTHLPLLIVFSNDNNNRIKENHEELQEMMAHEQESILQNVVKNHTVHKHNAVSGNGIRRPSTRSKRSVELDHCRRTSLRVNFKEIGWNWIIAPQDYEAFECKGGCFFPLTDNVTPTKHAIVQTLVHYKNPKKASKACCVPTKLDAISMLYNDDAGTPTLKYQYEGMKVAECGCR